The following proteins are co-located in the Patescibacteria group bacterium genome:
- a CDS encoding anaerobic ribonucleoside-triphosphate reductase activating protein, which produces MLISGIQPCTFLDFPEKTACIVFTPGCNFRCAYCHNPEFVLPERIKELRPGFIPEETFFRFLDRRQDLLDGVVVTGGEPTLMPDLLDFLRKVKDKGFKTKLDTNGNRPAVLRRALDEGLVDYVAMDVKTSLAEYQNLAGPLADPSAIAESIELLKASAVPSEFRSTILQELHPPSVLDDMAKLLVGAKILYLQKFRPGVVLKPEASSYHPFSDREMMQIADFFRATVPNVIIRS; this is translated from the coding sequence ATGCTAATTTCTGGCATTCAGCCCTGTACCTTCTTAGACTTCCCAGAAAAAACCGCCTGTATTGTCTTCACACCTGGGTGTAATTTTAGGTGTGCCTACTGCCACAACCCTGAGTTTGTTCTTCCTGAGCGTATCAAGGAACTTCGACCGGGCTTTATTCCGGAAGAAACATTCTTTCGGTTCCTTGATCGTCGGCAAGACCTGTTAGACGGTGTGGTTGTAACCGGGGGCGAGCCAACTCTCATGCCGGATCTCCTAGACTTCTTGCGCAAAGTAAAGGACAAGGGCTTCAAGACTAAGCTCGACACGAACGGCAACCGTCCCGCAGTTCTTCGACGGGCGCTCGATGAAGGACTCGTTGATTACGTGGCGATGGACGTAAAAACTAGCTTGGCTGAGTACCAAAATCTCGCGGGTCCGCTGGCTGATCCCTCGGCGATTGCCGAGAGCATTGAACTATTAAAAGCGAGTGCAGTACCGAGCGAATTTCGTTCGACCATTCTTCAGGAGCTCCATCCGCCAAGCGTGCTTGATGACATGGCTAAACTTTTGGTTGGGGCGAAGATTCTATATTTACAGAAGTTTCGTCCGGGAGTTGTGTTAAAGCCAGAAGCGTCGAGTTATCACCCGTTTTCTGACAGGGAGATGATGCAGATCGCCGATTTCTTTCGAGCCACTGTGCCTAATGTTATAATTCGCTCATAA
- the nrdD gene encoding anaerobic ribonucleoside-triphosphate reductase, whose product MQQIIRARTKCEVWTRVMGYHRPVSHFNIGKKSEHYSRKHYEECLTANAAFVAEYSPAAAAVC is encoded by the coding sequence ATGCAACAGATCATCCGGGCCAGAACCAAGTGCGAAGTTTGGACGCGCGTCATGGGCTACCACCGTCCAGTTTCGCATTTCAACATCGGCAAGAAGTCAGAGCATTACTCCCGTAAGCATTATGAGGAATGTTTGACGGCCAACGCGGCCTTTGTAGCTGAATATTCCCCGGCTGCTGCCGCGGTATGCTAA
- a CDS encoding ribonucleoside triphosphate reductase produces the protein MTEELKKTGATVDVQKTIGEYLAKGDWRVNANSNQGFSLGGMILNTAGKVTANYWLSHIYPSYVGEAHREGAIHIHDLDMFSGYCAGWSLRALLEEGFNGVSEKIESGPPKHLSSAVAQMVNFLGTLQNEWAGAQAFSSFDTYLAPFVKKFELEIRKELADSGATFPSDEAREKYVADRLYKHVHQQIQSFVFNLNIPSRWGTQTPFTNITLDWDCPDDLKEKRLLLGGKPFEYTYGELGHEMDLINKAFIEVMMRGDEKGRTFTFPIPTYNVTKDFAWTDPKNLPLFEMTAKYGTPYFQNFVNSDLNPGDVRSMCCRLQLNLTELRKRGGGLFGSAEMTGSIGVVTINAARIGYETKGDKEAFMKRLRELMQFGKESLEIKRRVIQEWIDAGLFPFTKRYLGFLRNHFSTIGVNGINEAIRNFTDDKENVATPWGHEFAVEILDVMRQELANYQEETKHFYNLEATPAEGATYRFAKEDQKRFENILQAGTIEAPYYTNSSQLPVGYTDDVFQALELQDDLQTKYTGGTVFHAYMTEKISSGAQCRDLVRKILSKFRLPYITITPTFSICPNHGYLTGEWDWCPKCDLENGVESAPRLDSVIRLKHASTASAK, from the coding sequence ATGACTGAGGAACTCAAGAAAACGGGCGCGACGGTGGACGTGCAGAAAACCATTGGCGAATATCTCGCTAAGGGGGATTGGCGTGTTAATGCTAACTCTAACCAAGGTTTTTCCCTGGGTGGGATGATTTTGAACACCGCCGGTAAAGTCACGGCTAACTATTGGTTATCGCACATCTATCCTAGTTATGTTGGCGAAGCTCACCGAGAAGGTGCTATTCATATTCACGATCTAGACATGTTTTCCGGTTATTGCGCTGGCTGGAGCCTGCGCGCCTTGCTTGAAGAAGGTTTTAATGGCGTCTCGGAAAAGATTGAATCCGGTCCGCCCAAGCATTTATCGTCGGCCGTGGCCCAAATGGTGAATTTCCTAGGCACGCTCCAGAATGAGTGGGCCGGAGCGCAGGCATTCTCGAGTTTTGATACATACCTCGCGCCGTTCGTTAAGAAGTTTGAGCTCGAGATACGCAAAGAATTAGCTGATTCGGGCGCAACCTTTCCAAGTGACGAAGCCCGCGAGAAATACGTCGCTGACCGGCTGTACAAGCACGTTCACCAACAGATTCAATCATTCGTCTTTAACCTGAACATTCCCTCCCGTTGGGGAACCCAGACGCCTTTTACAAACATTACTCTTGATTGGGATTGCCCAGATGACCTAAAAGAGAAACGATTATTGCTCGGCGGTAAGCCGTTCGAGTACACCTATGGCGAGCTTGGCCATGAGATGGACCTGATCAACAAAGCCTTCATTGAGGTCATGATGCGGGGCGACGAAAAAGGGCGGACGTTTACGTTTCCAATTCCAACCTACAATGTTACCAAAGATTTCGCTTGGACTGATCCAAAGAACCTACCGCTCTTTGAAATGACCGCTAAGTATGGGACGCCGTACTTTCAAAACTTCGTAAACTCGGATCTGAATCCTGGCGATGTGCGGAGCATGTGTTGTCGGCTTCAGCTGAATCTGACCGAACTTAGAAAACGCGGGGGAGGGCTATTCGGTTCGGCAGAAATGACCGGTTCGATCGGTGTCGTGACGATTAATGCCGCTCGTATTGGCTACGAAACGAAGGGCGACAAGGAAGCGTTCATGAAGCGTTTGCGAGAGCTGATGCAGTTTGGCAAGGAGTCGCTCGAAATCAAGCGTCGAGTCATTCAAGAGTGGATTGATGCCGGTTTATTCCCGTTCACCAAGCGTTACCTAGGCTTCTTGCGTAACCATTTCTCGACTATTGGGGTGAACGGCATCAATGAAGCTATCAGAAACTTTACGGATGATAAAGAGAATGTTGCCACTCCCTGGGGCCACGAATTCGCTGTCGAAATCCTCGACGTCATGCGCCAAGAACTCGCCAATTATCAAGAGGAAACCAAACATTTCTATAACCTGGAGGCTACTCCAGCGGAGGGTGCAACTTACCGGTTCGCCAAAGAGGATCAGAAACGGTTTGAAAACATTCTCCAGGCAGGCACCATCGAAGCTCCCTACTATACGAACTCTTCGCAGTTGCCGGTTGGTTACACGGACGATGTATTCCAAGCTCTCGAACTCCAGGATGACCTGCAGACCAAATACACTGGCGGTACGGTCTTCCACGCCTACATGACGGAAAAGATCTCGAGCGGTGCCCAGTGCCGAGATTTGGTTAGAAAGATTTTATCGAAGTTCCGCCTGCCATATATCACCATCACGCCGACTTTCTCGATCTGCCCGAACCACGGGTATCTGACTGGGGAGTGGGACTGGTGCCCAAAGTGTGACTTGGAAAATGGGGTAGAAAGTGCTCCGCGACTAGACTCAGTGATTCGCCTCAAACATGCCAGTACAGCATCTGCAAAATAA
- a CDS encoding vitamin K epoxide reductase family protein: MPERHLRLRLVSIAIMALSLIGLLDSGYLTAHKLFGTPLRCGVVGGCEIVSQSPYSMVFGVPLSLIGMLFYLTMFFGALTYREFGLEKVLKAVAILSVVSILTSAWLVGVQLFVIKAICIYCMISAGISFVLVNLGVHILLTLKKITRQTSVPSPLPDASD, translated from the coding sequence ATGCCTGAACGCCACCTTCGTCTTCGTCTGGTCTCGATCGCTATCATGGCGCTCTCACTCATCGGATTATTAGACTCTGGCTACCTGACCGCCCATAAGCTTTTTGGCACACCGCTTAGGTGCGGGGTAGTTGGCGGGTGTGAAATAGTTTCACAAAGCCCTTATTCCATGGTCTTTGGCGTGCCCCTGTCATTGATCGGCATGCTCTTTTACCTCACCATGTTTTTCGGCGCCCTAACCTACCGAGAGTTTGGCTTAGAAAAAGTTCTTAAAGCGGTAGCCATCTTAAGCGTAGTCAGCATTCTGACTTCAGCCTGGCTGGTAGGCGTTCAATTGTTTGTCATTAAGGCGATTTGCATCTATTGCATGATCAGCGCCGGTATCTCATTTGTCCTAGTAAACCTAGGCGTGCACATTCTACTCACTCTTAAAAAAATTACGCGACAAACTTCCGTTCCTTCCCCGTTACCAGACGCAAGCGATTAG
- a CDS encoding diacylglycerol kinase family protein, translated as MYSYVYDEFLEDRRYERELALIETRLTDLGITGKIVRLALFRDAVQVVRQEVRAGATTIVAVGNDDTLYRVIEAVGDSRVVVAFIPVGGTSPMADLLGIPTGVLACDILSARLVADMDLGEVNGRRFLHAATIDASGGVMECEDKYKLVPLRKCTLEIRNLYHPDDIGSVDPTDGSMTMVTRLPRLSLFKRKEDVGVLHLKRAHLSFPNVRTMTVDGEKIEAEHFDIRAIPNRLRLVTGKERKFVA; from the coding sequence GTGTATTCCTACGTTTACGATGAGTTTCTTGAAGATCGCAGGTACGAACGCGAGTTAGCTCTCATAGAAACGCGCCTGACGGATCTTGGAATCACCGGCAAGATTGTCCGCCTTGCCTTGTTTCGCGATGCCGTACAAGTGGTTCGGCAAGAGGTGCGAGCAGGGGCAACGACAATCGTGGCCGTTGGGAATGACGATACGTTATACCGGGTTATTGAGGCCGTGGGCGACTCACGTGTCGTCGTTGCATTTATTCCTGTTGGTGGCACGTCCCCAATGGCCGATCTGTTGGGTATCCCAACGGGCGTTCTAGCTTGCGACATCCTCTCCGCCCGGCTGGTTGCAGACATGGATCTGGGCGAGGTGAACGGCCGGCGATTCCTGCATGCCGCCACTATAGACGCGAGCGGGGGAGTGATGGAATGCGAAGATAAGTACAAACTGGTTCCGTTGCGGAAGTGCACGCTCGAAATTCGTAATTTATATCACCCTGATGACATTGGTTCAGTAGATCCGACTGACGGCAGCATGACGATGGTCACTAGACTGCCGCGGCTCTCCCTGTTTAAACGAAAAGAGGACGTAGGCGTCCTCCATCTGAAGCGCGCTCATCTATCTTTTCCGAACGTTCGTACGATGACCGTTGACGGCGAGAAGATCGAGGCCGAACATTTTGATATTAGAGCGATTCCTAATCGCTTGCGTCTGGTAACGGGGAAGGAACGGAAGTTTGTCGCGTAA
- a CDS encoding polymer-forming cytoskeletal protein: MAKNNQVGETIIARGVRIEGEFIAEGDIIIEGEVRGTISTAGDLKIGEDAQIEADVHAQNAVISGRVHGNIKIEARLDLMASSHVSGDINARVLAVEAGSEINGMVHMGEEAKKGKKEVEE, encoded by the coding sequence ATGGCTAAGAATAACCAGGTTGGTGAGACGATCATTGCGCGAGGAGTGCGAATTGAGGGTGAGTTTATTGCTGAAGGCGATATCATCATTGAGGGCGAGGTACGCGGAACTATTTCTACGGCCGGGGATTTGAAAATTGGGGAAGATGCTCAGATTGAAGCTGACGTTCACGCGCAGAACGCGGTCATTTCCGGTCGGGTGCATGGCAATATTAAGATTGAGGCTCGGTTAGATTTGATGGCCTCTTCTCACGTGTCAGGAGACATTAATGCCCGCGTGCTGGCTGTTGAAGCAGGTTCAGAAATAAACGGTATGGTGCATATGGGCGAGGAGGCAAAAAAAGGTAAAAAGGAGGTTGAGGAGTAA
- the argS gene encoding arginine--tRNA ligase → MYALDQAKKEILLSLKKALGKTYAVNQDMLMTPPKPEYGDLSFACFALGKGMQRNPAEIATELAAKIAPSSLVKKISSLGPYVNFTFEETAFATHVFKDVLGGKVRYGKSTTGRGKKVLVEYVNFNTHKEVHVGHLRNLTYGKAIVNILRQNGFDVTPVSYINDLGNNVARCLWGLTHLNMGEEPIGDKLNYLGRAYTEATKAIGEDEEKRAEVSKIQRDLENMEGDNIALWKKTQKWSMDGMKEVFAEFGLELDRIYLEHELIDETHAIVKRLLTEGIARVSEGAVIVDLEAEKLGVNLLRKSDGTLLYNAKDLALAYKKEADYVADRSIIVVDARQSLAFKQLSATLKKMGFPREVIHLAFDFVTLPEGAMSSRKGNIVRWSDLRDAMFEKLVEATKGRHPDWRERKIADTASALMHSAVTFMMLRQDPEKMITFDMEEAMATDGFTGPYLMYSIARVESLKRKASVKPLPKPELLTDKKEHALLRKLAQYPSVVAHAGGSYSPNAIAQYGFELAQDFAGYYESVRILDAESSELAAARLALMESVRQVLANLCGILGLVVVKEM, encoded by the coding sequence ATGTACGCACTTGATCAAGCTAAAAAAGAGATTCTCCTGTCCTTGAAAAAGGCGCTCGGCAAAACGTATGCCGTGAACCAGGATATGCTCATGACGCCGCCTAAGCCGGAGTATGGCGATCTTTCGTTTGCTTGTTTTGCGCTCGGCAAGGGAATGCAACGAAACCCGGCGGAGATTGCCACGGAGTTGGCCGCTAAGATTGCGCCGTCATCTCTGGTGAAAAAGATTAGCTCGCTTGGGCCGTACGTGAACTTCACCTTTGAAGAAACTGCCTTTGCGACGCATGTGTTTAAGGATGTACTCGGCGGAAAGGTGCGCTACGGAAAGTCCACAACGGGCAGAGGCAAGAAGGTGCTTGTCGAATATGTGAACTTCAACACGCACAAAGAAGTGCACGTTGGCCACCTCAGAAATCTCACCTACGGAAAAGCCATCGTGAATATTCTTCGGCAAAATGGTTTTGACGTAACCCCGGTGTCTTACATAAACGACCTCGGCAACAACGTCGCGCGCTGTTTGTGGGGGTTGACGCATTTGAACATGGGCGAGGAACCCATCGGCGACAAGCTGAATTACCTTGGCCGTGCCTACACGGAAGCTACCAAGGCTATCGGTGAGGATGAAGAGAAACGCGCGGAGGTATCAAAGATCCAGCGGGATCTTGAAAACATGGAGGGCGACAACATCGCGCTTTGGAAGAAGACACAGAAGTGGTCCATGGATGGCATGAAAGAAGTGTTTGCCGAGTTTGGCCTTGAGCTCGACCGCATTTATTTGGAGCATGAGTTGATTGACGAAACGCACGCCATCGTAAAACGTCTCCTGACGGAAGGGATCGCGCGAGTTTCTGAAGGTGCAGTGATTGTTGACCTGGAAGCCGAGAAGCTTGGGGTGAACCTGCTTAGAAAATCTGACGGGACATTGCTTTATAATGCAAAAGACTTAGCCCTCGCTTACAAGAAAGAGGCAGATTACGTCGCCGATCGATCCATTATCGTCGTCGATGCTCGCCAGTCGCTCGCCTTTAAGCAGCTATCAGCAACACTGAAGAAGATGGGCTTCCCTCGGGAAGTTATTCACTTGGCGTTTGATTTTGTGACCCTGCCAGAAGGCGCCATGAGCTCGCGCAAGGGGAACATTGTTCGCTGGTCAGATTTGCGTGATGCTATGTTTGAGAAACTAGTCGAAGCCACTAAAGGCCGTCACCCAGACTGGCGCGAACGCAAGATTGCAGACACGGCTAGCGCTCTCATGCATTCGGCGGTGACGTTCATGATGCTTCGCCAAGATCCAGAAAAGATGATCACCTTTGATATGGAAGAGGCCATGGCCACAGATGGCTTTACCGGCCCGTACTTAATGTACTCAATTGCCCGCGTTGAAAGTTTGAAGCGTAAAGCTTCCGTGAAGCCTCTGCCAAAACCGGAGTTGTTGACGGACAAGAAAGAGCACGCGCTTCTCAGAAAGCTTGCTCAGTATCCTTCGGTGGTCGCTCACGCCGGTGGTTCATATAGCCCGAATGCTATCGCTCAGTATGGATTCGAGCTCGCTCAAGATTTTGCAGGGTATTATGAATCCGTCCGCATCCTGGATGCCGAGTCTTCTGAGCTCGCCGCCGCCCGTTTGGCACTCATGGAGTCTGTGCGACAGGTGTTAGCAAACCTTTGTGGCATTTTGGGACTCGTGGTAGTGAAGGAGATGTAA
- the tyrS gene encoding tyrosine--tRNA ligase, producing the protein MKATDQQIAEFLTRSVENVYPKREALLELLESDKKIRVYLGVDPTGTTLHIGHAIPLRKLGELQRMGHEVILLIGDFTAMIGDPTDKTATRKQLTRDEVLANCKNYQTQASAFIDFGGQNPAKLMFNNDWLGKMSFADVVELASHFTVQQMMERDMFEKRLQEEKPIGLHEFMYPLMQGYDSVAMEVNLEIGGNDQTFNMLAGRTLLREMKGKEKLVLTTKLLTDPTGKKMGKSEGNMISLNDSPEDMYGKVMSWTDGMILSGFELCTDVPVDEIVEIGKKMEAGENPVEFKHRLAYEIVAAFLNDEAADKASEHFTQVHKSGEVPADAPEFAVGAGMTIVDVLVGSGIVKSRGEAKRQVEQAGVKVDGNVVEDPMLVVSAGSIVQKGKRFFVRLV; encoded by the coding sequence ATGAAAGCGACCGACCAACAAATTGCCGAATTTTTGACCCGAAGCGTTGAGAACGTATATCCCAAGCGGGAGGCGTTGCTAGAGCTACTTGAGAGCGACAAAAAAATCCGCGTCTATCTTGGCGTTGACCCTACGGGAACCACTCTCCACATTGGCCACGCTATTCCGCTCCGCAAGCTCGGTGAGCTGCAACGCATGGGGCATGAGGTGATTCTGTTGATTGGCGACTTCACGGCCATGATTGGTGATCCTACGGACAAAACCGCCACTCGCAAACAACTGACGCGTGATGAGGTGCTCGCTAACTGCAAGAATTACCAGACCCAGGCTTCGGCATTTATTGATTTTGGCGGTCAGAACCCAGCCAAGCTCATGTTTAACAACGACTGGCTCGGCAAGATGTCATTTGCTGATGTGGTTGAGCTTGCCTCGCACTTCACCGTGCAACAGATGATGGAACGTGACATGTTTGAGAAGCGTCTACAGGAAGAGAAGCCGATCGGCCTCCACGAGTTCATGTACCCCTTGATGCAGGGTTACGATTCTGTAGCTATGGAGGTGAACCTGGAAATCGGCGGCAATGATCAGACGTTCAACATGCTCGCTGGCCGCACCCTTTTGCGCGAGATGAAAGGGAAGGAAAAGCTCGTCCTCACGACTAAGTTGCTGACAGATCCAACTGGCAAGAAGATGGGCAAGAGTGAAGGCAACATGATTTCTTTGAACGACAGCCCCGAGGACATGTACGGTAAGGTCATGAGCTGGACGGACGGCATGATTTTGTCCGGTTTTGAGCTCTGCACTGACGTTCCGGTCGACGAGATCGTCGAGATCGGTAAAAAGATGGAAGCAGGGGAGAACCCGGTAGAGTTTAAGCACCGTCTTGCGTATGAGATCGTCGCCGCTTTTTTGAATGATGAAGCCGCTGATAAAGCCAGCGAACACTTTACGCAGGTTCACAAATCTGGTGAGGTGCCGGCTGATGCCCCAGAGTTTGCTGTCGGCGCGGGGATGACTATCGTCGACGTTTTGGTCGGTTCCGGCATCGTTAAGTCCCGCGGAGAGGCGAAGCGCCAGGTTGAGCAGGCTGGTGTGAAGGTTGACGGCAATGTTGTCGAAGACCCGATGCTCGTGGTTTCCGCCGGTTCGATCGTCCAGAAAGGCAAGCGATTCTTTGTTCGATTAGTTTAA
- a CDS encoding valine--tRNA ligase yields the protein MNEMPKAYEPQGKEDSLYQLWLDSEYFNPDKLPDLEQRTEAFSIVLPPPNVTGTLHMGHATMLAIEDAMVRFARLRGKRALWIPGTDHAAIATQSKVEGMIFKAEKKTRYDLGREALLERVNAFAQESHDTIVGQVKKMGASVDWSREAYTLDDARNKAVNVAFKQMYDDGLIYRGYRVVNWDPIGQTTIADDEIVYKETTAKLYTFKYSKDFPISISTTRPETKVGDTAVAVHPKGKYKKFIGQEFDVVFAGSKLHLKIVGDESVDPEFGTGALGVTPAHSSIDFDIAKRHELPMIQVIGEDGNMLPAAGELVSGMSTKSAREKVVEWLRENNLLEGEEDSAQNLSTAERTGGIIEPLPKLQWFIGVNTEFTRDGKQVTLKGLMQDAVRSKAIDIMPDRFEKTYFHWIDNLRDWNISRQIWFGHRVPVWYKGEELAVGEAPKGEGWTQDEDTLDTWFSSGLWTFSTLGWPDKTKDLEFFHPTNVLETGYDILFFWVARMILMSTYLLGEVPFKTVYLHGLVRDEQGRKMSKSLGNIINPLDMIEKYGADATRLSLVLGNTPGNDLKLSEEKIAGFRNFTNKLWNISRFILSKVEGGKSKGGVPEPKTLADRWILGRFSEVVEKVTKLQEAYDLSLAGEVLREFTWSEFADWYLEIAKIEGEKDEILIFILERLLILWHPFMPFVTEEIYKNFDKGLIMVAKWPDDVKFKLSKGDADAFADLQSVIAAIRVIRAERNIENKKTLDVAINLSESLKDQATLIEESTNSAFVSVASENAAKAVIGGMTISVSLDGLVDFAAQRKSLEKELVEAKKYAMAQETKLSNQDFVGRAPEKVIALEREKLAKAQEKVSTLEKELNSMPKA from the coding sequence ATGAATGAAATGCCAAAAGCCTACGAGCCCCAGGGAAAGGAAGACTCCTTGTATCAACTTTGGCTCGATAGCGAGTACTTTAACCCGGATAAACTGCCTGATCTCGAACAGAGAACTGAGGCTTTTTCTATTGTTCTCCCGCCGCCCAACGTCACCGGCACTTTGCACATGGGCCACGCCACGATGTTGGCTATTGAGGACGCGATGGTTCGCTTTGCTCGATTACGAGGGAAACGCGCACTTTGGATTCCCGGCACCGATCATGCGGCAATCGCCACTCAGTCAAAGGTAGAAGGCATGATTTTTAAGGCCGAGAAGAAGACGCGCTATGACCTAGGTCGCGAGGCACTGCTTGAGCGCGTTAACGCCTTTGCGCAAGAAAGCCATGACACGATTGTGGGCCAGGTGAAAAAAATGGGTGCCTCGGTTGACTGGAGCCGCGAGGCGTATACGCTCGACGATGCTCGGAATAAGGCCGTGAACGTTGCCTTCAAGCAGATGTATGACGATGGTTTGATTTACCGTGGCTACCGCGTCGTCAACTGGGACCCAATCGGACAAACGACTATCGCCGACGACGAGATCGTCTACAAAGAGACCACGGCCAAGCTTTACACGTTTAAGTACTCAAAGGATTTTCCAATTTCGATTTCCACCACTCGCCCAGAGACAAAAGTGGGGGATACGGCGGTGGCAGTGCATCCGAAGGGGAAATATAAGAAGTTTATTGGTCAGGAGTTTGATGTTGTTTTTGCCGGCTCAAAGTTGCACTTGAAGATTGTCGGCGATGAATCCGTTGACCCAGAGTTCGGTACGGGTGCGCTTGGTGTCACTCCAGCCCACAGTTCGATTGACTTTGATATTGCCAAGCGCCATGAACTCCCCATGATCCAGGTGATTGGCGAGGACGGGAACATGCTTCCCGCAGCCGGCGAGCTAGTTTCTGGCATGAGTACAAAAAGTGCTCGGGAGAAAGTGGTGGAGTGGTTGCGTGAAAATAATTTGCTTGAGGGCGAGGAAGATTCTGCGCAAAATTTGTCGACCGCTGAAAGAACGGGCGGAATCATTGAGCCTTTGCCTAAGCTGCAATGGTTTATTGGCGTGAATACAGAATTTACCCGTGATGGAAAACAGGTGACGCTGAAGGGACTCATGCAGGACGCGGTTCGCTCAAAAGCGATCGACATCATGCCCGACAGATTCGAAAAAACTTATTTTCATTGGATCGATAACCTCCGCGATTGGAACATCAGCCGCCAGATTTGGTTCGGCCATCGTGTGCCGGTTTGGTACAAGGGTGAGGAGCTAGCTGTTGGCGAAGCGCCGAAGGGTGAGGGCTGGACGCAGGACGAAGACACGCTCGATACTTGGTTTTCTTCTGGTCTTTGGACATTCTCTACTCTCGGCTGGCCCGATAAGACGAAGGATCTCGAGTTCTTCCATCCAACGAACGTCCTTGAGACGGGCTACGACATTCTCTTTTTCTGGGTAGCTCGCATGATTCTCATGTCGACGTACCTGCTTGGCGAGGTGCCATTCAAAACCGTGTATTTGCACGGCTTGGTTCGTGATGAACAAGGCAGAAAAATGTCGAAATCACTTGGCAACATCATCAACCCGCTCGACATGATTGAGAAGTACGGTGCCGATGCTACTCGATTGTCGCTGGTACTCGGAAATACTCCCGGCAACGACTTGAAACTGTCCGAGGAGAAGATCGCTGGCTTCAGAAACTTCACGAACAAGCTCTGGAACATTTCGCGGTTCATTTTGTCGAAAGTCGAAGGTGGAAAGTCGAAAGGTGGAGTTCCAGAGCCGAAGACACTCGCAGACCGCTGGATCCTCGGTCGCTTCAGTGAGGTGGTCGAAAAGGTAACGAAGCTCCAGGAGGCGTATGACCTCTCGCTCGCTGGCGAAGTACTACGCGAATTTACGTGGAGTGAGTTTGCCGATTGGTACCTCGAAATTGCCAAGATTGAAGGTGAGAAGGACGAGATCCTGATCTTTATCCTCGAAAGACTTCTTATTTTGTGGCACCCGTTCATGCCGTTTGTGACGGAGGAGATTTACAAGAACTTCGACAAGGGATTGATCATGGTCGCCAAGTGGCCGGATGATGTTAAGTTCAAGCTTTCAAAGGGTGACGCTGATGCATTTGCAGATTTACAGTCGGTTATTGCGGCTATTCGTGTCATCAGAGCCGAGCGAAATATTGAAAACAAGAAGACGCTTGACGTAGCTATTAACCTGAGTGAGTCTTTGAAGGATCAGGCTACGCTTATTGAGGAATCAACTAACAGCGCGTTTGTTTCCGTTGCTTCCGAGAACGCCGCGAAGGCAGTGATTGGCGGCATGACCATTTCCGTGTCACTCGATGGGCTTGTCGATTTTGCCGCACAACGGAAGTCGCTTGAGAAAGAGCTGGTCGAAGCAAAGAAATACGCCATGGCACAGGAGACAAAGCTTTCGAATCAAGATTTCGTTGGTCGCGCGCCTGAGAAGGTGATTGCGCTTGAACGCGAGAAGCTAGCTAAGGCTCAAGAGAAGGTTTCGACACTTGAGAAAGAGCTGAATTCAATGCCTAAGGCATAA
- a CDS encoding HAD family phosphatase translates to MTNDLLRALLFDMDGTLVNTEELKRKAHERTLKGQGARRLLELNDYAEVMGRPFSEVSRELMEKAGTNLAPHDYRHIWNIHYAKLVDEFAAAHEGALRLFKMIRERRLKIAIVSSSTRIEMERVLRKTGLAPWAVNLVSGDDVTAVKPSPEPYVKAMKLTFTDRDSALALEDTDAGCESALAAGLSVIGVRHELNARHRLQGTRHILSVHEMANPELFLSRLLEP, encoded by the coding sequence ATGACCAATGATCTTCTCAGGGCACTTCTTTTTGACATGGACGGAACGCTCGTGAACACGGAAGAGCTCAAGCGCAAAGCGCACGAGCGGACGCTAAAGGGACAAGGAGCGCGAAGACTCCTTGAGCTGAACGACTACGCCGAAGTCATGGGACGCCCCTTCTCTGAGGTGTCCAGAGAACTCATGGAAAAGGCCGGCACCAACCTGGCCCCTCATGACTACCGCCACATCTGGAACATCCACTATGCCAAACTGGTGGACGAGTTCGCCGCCGCACATGAAGGCGCTCTCCGCCTCTTCAAGATGATTCGCGAACGGCGACTCAAGATCGCCATCGTGAGTTCTAGTACGCGGATAGAGATGGAACGAGTCCTCCGGAAAACCGGCCTCGCCCCCTGGGCGGTAAACCTGGTGTCCGGGGACGACGTGACGGCAGTCAAGCCGTCTCCAGAGCCGTACGTGAAGGCCATGAAGCTCACGTTCACAGATCGCGACAGCGCGCTGGCCCTAGAGGACACGGACGCTGGGTGCGAATCTGCCCTCGCAGCTGGATTGTCCGTCATCGGCGTCCGGCACGAGCTGAACGCGCGCCACCGCCTCCAGGGCACCCGCCATATCCTCTCCGTGCACGAGATGGCCAACCCCGAGCTCTTCCTGAGCCGCCTGCTCGAACCGTGA